From Passer domesticus isolate bPasDom1 chromosome 8, bPasDom1.hap1, whole genome shotgun sequence, a single genomic window includes:
- the LOC135305581 gene encoding uncharacterized protein LOC135305581, giving the protein MWSLTESLVELLWDADGEIVSMTVMLLSFIILDNDMLIPSPMALQLVEALLPLFDHENSQVQLLSILLFRTLVTLPQEKEKKALKTHLRQSLLPLFFHCHNENQRVAEASLETLLCVVEFLKRSDLEKLVKDKKLWKFTECLLAEDTSQAAEHLRWALPYLQNPQESLREAAIRFMALEHLTEDISSAVSDAALQTLAGGQRPEL; this is encoded by the exons atgtggagcctgactgaaagtcttgtggagctcctgtgggacGCAGATGGAGAGATAGTCAGCATGACAGTCATGCTACTCAGCTTTATCATCTTGGACAATGACATGCTGATACCCAGCcccatggcactgcagctggttgaggcgctcctgccactctttgaccat GAGaatagccaggtgcagctgctctccatacTGCTCTTCCGAACATTGGTGACTCttccacaggaaaaggaaaaaaaggccctgaagaCACACCTGcgccagagcctgctgccactcttcttccactgccacaATGAGAATCAGCgtgtggcagag gcctCTCTGGAAACACTGCTTTGTGTGGTGGAGTTCCTGAAGAGAAGCGATCTTGAAAAACTGGTGAAGGACAAGAAGCTGTGGAAGTTCACTgagtgcctg ctggcagaggacacgagccaagcggccgagcacctgcgctggGCCCTGCCGTACCTGCAGAACCCACAGGagtccctgcgagaggcggccatcaggttcatgg ccctTGAACACCTGACAGAGGACATCAGCAGTGCCGTGTCTGACGCAGCACTTCAAACATT agcaggtgggcagaggccGGAGCTGTAG